One window of Pelobates fuscus isolate aPelFus1 chromosome 9, aPelFus1.pri, whole genome shotgun sequence genomic DNA carries:
- the LOC134573005 gene encoding olfactory receptor 6Q1-like yields the protein MTNRTTLATFVLVGFSGSFIDQLSFFVSFLLVYIFTVLENLVIVVLVLQDSRLHKPMYVFLGNLSFLDIWYVSVTLPNMLTNILTGNHEISFSACVAQLFIFTFLGAAECYLLAAMAYDRYVAICSPLRYTSIMQDKCVFCLLIWSWSLGLLTPILPIWFLTQLDFCGSNKVDHYFCDASPLVRLSCGDNMVKELVDFIVSVFVLMSSLIVIVASYTSITLSIIKMSSSQGRRKAFSTCTSHLAVVCLFYGTMGFTYMRVEAGLPISANKLVSVFYSVITPTLNPVIYTLRNKDVKRALNKVLINKTCLKNEF from the coding sequence ATGACAAACAGGACAACCTTAGCTACATTCGTATTGGTTGGATTTAGTGGATCTTTCATAGATCAGCTCTCTTTCTTCGtctcttttctattggtctatatATTCACTGTTCTGGAAAACTTAGTCATTGTTGTTTTGGTTTTGCAAGATTCCAGACTCCATAAACCAATGTATGTATTCCTAGGTAATCTATCCTTCCTAGATATCTGGTACGTCAGTGTCACTTTGCCTAACATGCTGACCAACATCCTTACTGGAAATCATGAGATCTCCTTTAGTGCTTGTGTTGCTcagctttttatttttacctttctGGGTGCTGCCGAGTGCTATCTATTGGCTGCCATGGCATACGACCGCTATGTAGCCATCTGTAGTCCTCTAAGATATACCTCAATAATGCAAGACAAATGTGTTTTTTGTCTTCTTATATGGTCTTGGTCCCTTGGCTTGCTTACTCCTATACTTCCGATCTGGTTTCTTACTCAACTGGACTTCTGTGGATCTAACAAAGTGGATCACTATTTTTGTGATGCCTCTCCACTTGTAAGGCTGTCATGTGGAGATAACATGGTCAAAGAACTTGTAGACTTTATAGTGTCAGTATTCGTTCTTATGAGTTCTTTGATAGTTATTGTTGCTTCATACACAAGCATCACTTTGTCTATAATAAAGATGTCTTCTTCACAAGGAAGACGCAAAGCATTCTCCACTTGTACCTCTCACCTGGCAGTGGTTTGCCTTTTTTATGGGACTATGGGGTTTACATACATGCGGGTGGAAGCCGGACTTCCTATATCTGCAAACAAACTTGTATCGGTTTTCTATTCTGTCATCACTCCTACATTGAACCCTGTGATTTACACACTTAGAAACAAGGATGTAAAACGTGCATTAAATAAAGTATTAATCAACAAAACATGTTTGAAAAATGAATTCTGA